One window from the genome of Streptomyces cadmiisoli encodes:
- a CDS encoding MFS transporter, with protein sequence MKRSDSPSAAVAALAGAGLLAALLQTLVIPLIPAFPELLDAPPTSTSWVVTITLLTGAIVTPVSGRLGDLFGKRRALISTLGVATTGTVISALTSALPLMVIGRGLQGFAMGVIPLALGILRDRLPPHRTGSAIALLTGTLGLGGAMGIPLAGLVAEHFDWHVLFWGAAGLGVLCTLVIAAVVPETPRRSQGRFDVVGALGLGAGLIGLLLPIVNGGKWGWGSARTLGLAAAAVVILLAWGRHQLRSSSPLVDLRLSARRPVLMTNLATVASGFSIYTMLFVFPQILQAPPGTGYGLGQSLVRTGLAVAPNGVAALLVSPLAARMIGRYGARAAIMLGASLIATGYVFIAVQMTGVAQFVLASCIIGAGAGISVAAISKLITDVVPVTDTASANGVNNLMRSFGTSVASAVLAAILAQATVTAGGVTVPSEGAFRTTLIVGASAALLVVALSALVPTRTPPPGGSTQRTTRPLADRTGLR encoded by the coding sequence ATGAAACGTTCCGATTCCCCGTCGGCCGCAGTGGCCGCACTGGCCGGTGCCGGCCTGCTGGCGGCGCTGCTGCAGACGCTGGTCATCCCGCTCATCCCGGCCTTTCCGGAACTCCTCGATGCCCCACCCACCAGTACCTCCTGGGTCGTCACGATCACACTCCTGACCGGCGCGATCGTGACGCCGGTCAGCGGACGCCTCGGCGACCTCTTCGGCAAACGGCGCGCCCTGATCTCCACACTCGGCGTCGCGACGACCGGCACCGTCATCTCCGCACTCACCAGCGCGCTGCCACTGATGGTGATCGGGCGCGGGCTGCAGGGCTTCGCGATGGGAGTGATCCCGCTCGCCCTGGGGATCCTCCGAGACCGACTGCCACCCCATCGGACCGGTTCGGCGATCGCGCTCCTCACCGGAACGCTCGGTCTGGGAGGCGCCATGGGCATACCGCTGGCCGGGCTGGTTGCCGAGCACTTCGACTGGCACGTGCTGTTCTGGGGGGCCGCGGGACTGGGCGTGCTGTGCACTCTCGTGATCGCGGCCGTGGTGCCGGAGACGCCGCGGCGCAGTCAGGGACGCTTCGACGTCGTCGGCGCCCTGGGGCTCGGCGCAGGCCTGATCGGACTCCTCCTGCCGATCGTCAACGGCGGCAAGTGGGGCTGGGGCAGCGCTCGCACGCTGGGACTCGCAGCCGCGGCCGTCGTCATCCTGCTGGCCTGGGGCCGACATCAGTTGCGAAGCTCGTCACCTTTGGTCGACCTGCGGCTGTCGGCCCGGCGGCCGGTACTGATGACGAACCTCGCGACCGTCGCGTCCGGCTTCTCCATCTACACCATGCTGTTCGTGTTTCCGCAGATCCTCCAGGCGCCGCCCGGCACCGGGTACGGACTCGGTCAGAGCCTGGTCCGCACCGGTTTGGCCGTGGCTCCGAACGGTGTGGCAGCGCTGCTCGTCTCACCGCTGGCGGCCCGGATGATCGGCCGGTACGGGGCTCGGGCGGCCATCATGCTGGGAGCTTCCCTCATCGCCACCGGCTATGTCTTCATCGCCGTGCAGATGACCGGCGTCGCCCAGTTCGTGCTCGCCTCGTGCATCATCGGGGCGGGCGCCGGCATCTCGGTCGCGGCCATATCGAAGCTGATCACCGATGTGGTGCCGGTGACCGACACGGCCTCGGCGAACGGGGTCAACAACCTGATGCGCTCGTTCGGAACCTCCGTCGCCAGCGCGGTTCTGGCAGCGATCCTGGCCCAGGCCACGGTCACCGCCGGAGGTGTGACAGTGCCGTCGGAGGGCGCATTTCGGACCACCCTCATCGTCGGTGCCTCCGCCGCACTCCTCGTCGTGGCCCTCTCCGCGCTCGTCCCGACCCGCACACCGCCTCCGGGCGGTTCGACACAGCGGACCACGAGGCCCCTGGCCGACCGGACCGGACTGCGTTAG
- a CDS encoding SsgA family sporulation/cell division regulator, with amino-acid sequence MESIRTAERELPVRLVLSFAASVSVPMRLHYAAHDPYAVRATFSPLGRQGTVEWVFSREVLAEGMTAHAGHGDIRVWPGVGAARDVLYIALSSPAGSALIEASLQDVRLFLDESQSVVPLGGESRQFDLDTEVAHLLAGG; translated from the coding sequence ATGGAATCGATCAGAACCGCGGAGCGTGAGCTGCCTGTACGGCTCGTCCTCTCCTTCGCCGCGTCCGTGTCGGTACCGATGAGGCTGCATTACGCGGCCCATGATCCTTATGCCGTTCGGGCGACCTTTTCGCCGCTCGGCCGACAAGGGACGGTGGAGTGGGTTTTCAGCCGGGAGGTGCTGGCCGAGGGAATGACCGCTCATGCCGGACACGGCGATATCCGCGTCTGGCCCGGCGTCGGCGCCGCGCGGGACGTTCTGTACATCGCCCTCAGTTCGCCGGCCGGGTCCGCCCTGATCGAGGCCTCCTTGCAGGACGTACGACTTTTCCTGGACGAATCGCAGTCCGTGGTGCCGTTGGGCGGGGAGTCCCGGCAGTTCGACCTGGACACCGAGGTCGCACACCTTCTGGCCGGCGGCTGA
- a CDS encoding MarR family winged helix-turn-helix transcriptional regulator: MTLDANVIDEAETDPMNRLGFLLARHGAIANNQVRQAFAECGLGPRQGTTLMLLGQSGAMAQQALAAKLQVDASIMVGILNELESSRFVERRRDPSDRRRHIVAITDAGRDVLAKARGAVSDVEQGLFGDLSPEEITVLRGLLARIRTSHSDEACAE, translated from the coding sequence GTGACCCTGGATGCGAACGTGATCGACGAAGCCGAAACCGACCCCATGAACCGGCTCGGGTTTCTGCTGGCCCGGCACGGCGCCATCGCGAACAACCAGGTGCGCCAGGCATTCGCCGAGTGCGGACTGGGTCCTCGGCAGGGTACGACACTGATGTTGCTCGGCCAGTCCGGCGCCATGGCTCAGCAGGCGCTCGCCGCCAAGCTCCAGGTCGACGCCAGCATCATGGTCGGCATCCTGAACGAGCTGGAATCGTCCCGGTTCGTGGAGCGCCGCCGGGATCCGTCCGACCGGCGCCGGCACATCGTGGCCATCACCGACGCGGGACGCGACGTCCTGGCGAAGGCTCGCGGAGCCGTCAGTGATGTCGAGCAGGGCCTGTTCGGCGATCTCTCCCCGGAGGAGATCACTGTGCTGCGCGGACTGCTGGCCCGTATTCGGACTTCGCACAGCGACGAGGCCTGCGCCGAGTAG
- a CDS encoding TetR/AcrR family transcriptional regulator, with amino-acid sequence MIQRPDLAAQGAPAKPRRRDALRNREAIVAAAREAFAEEGLEASLEGVARQAGVAIGTVYRHFPTRLDLVEEVFAEKFARLVDVAEQAAAMEDAWEGFCFFLEQYGELQQCDLAFNALTAARLPAHTGIARFNERIKEIFTAILKNAQQQGAVRGDITGEDIAFVAWSLVGIIQATRAVAPRAWRRHLYLMLDAFRADCARELPEPPLSPQQVEQTIPALECYERGN; translated from the coding sequence ATGATTCAGCGACCCGACCTTGCGGCCCAGGGAGCTCCCGCCAAACCTCGGCGGCGTGACGCGCTGCGCAACCGCGAGGCAATCGTGGCGGCCGCGCGCGAGGCCTTCGCGGAGGAGGGCCTGGAGGCGTCCCTGGAGGGGGTCGCCCGCCAAGCGGGCGTCGCGATCGGCACCGTGTACCGGCACTTCCCCACCCGGCTCGACCTGGTCGAGGAAGTCTTCGCGGAGAAATTCGCCCGCCTTGTCGACGTAGCCGAGCAGGCAGCCGCCATGGAGGATGCCTGGGAGGGATTCTGCTTCTTCCTGGAGCAGTACGGCGAACTGCAGCAGTGCGACCTCGCCTTCAACGCGCTGACGGCCGCCCGCCTCCCGGCGCACACCGGGATCGCGCGGTTCAACGAACGCATCAAGGAAATTTTCACCGCGATCCTCAAGAACGCCCAGCAGCAGGGCGCCGTTCGCGGCGACATCACCGGCGAGGACATCGCCTTCGTGGCCTGGTCCCTGGTGGGCATCATCCAGGCGACTCGCGCGGTCGCCCCCCGCGCCTGGCGGCGCCATCTCTATCTGATGCTCGACGCTTTCCGTGCCGACTGTGCCCGGGAGTTGCCGGAACCTCCGCTCAGCCCGCAACAGGTCGAACAGACGATTCCCGCGCTCGAATGCTATGAACGCGGGAACTGA